Below is a window of Sulfurimonas sp. DNA.
AGTAGTAGGTATCTTTACATTAGTTGGTACTATAATCGTTTACTATATAGCTTCAGCAATCACAGGTGGTGGTAGAGTAGATGAAGAGACTGAGCAAGTTGGTCTTGACGAAGCTGTTCATGGTGAAAAAAGTCTTAACCTATAAGGTTTTGACTTCAATAATATAATAAATTTGGAGCAATATAATGAAAAGAGTAGAAGCGGTTGTAAAACCATTTAAATTAGAAGATGTAAAAGATGCACTTGCAGAGATCGGTATTACTGGTATCACTGTAAGTGATGTAAAAGGATACGGTCGTCAAAAAGGTCATTCTGAGCTTTACCGTGGTGCAGAATATGTAGTTGACTTTTTACCGAAAAATAAAATAGAAGTAATCGTTGATGATAAAGATGTAGATCAAGTTACATCTACTATCGTAGAAGCAGCTCGTACTGGTAAAATCGGTGATGGTAAAATATTCGTTAGTGATATAGATAAAATTATCCGTATCCGTACAGGTGAAACTGGTAGCGAAGCTATCTAGTTTTATTATTTCCTGCTCTAGCCAGCTAGGGCAGGTTTATTGTTCTAATTAAGAACATTTGCCCATTTTTCTCCCATTCTACATTCAAAATGGGCAAAAACCTACTTTAAACTATCACAAAATAAATAAAAATTCACGCATGATTAAAAAATAAACAACAAACTGTTCAAAAATAAATAAAAATTTGATATACTGTCGCAGACTAATAAGGAGAACTTAATGGGTAAATTTGTTAACAATATAGATGAGTTTTTCTCTTTTTGTAAAGAGAATGAGGTTGAATTCGTAGATTTAAGATTTACGGATATTAAAGGTGCTTGGCACCACTTAACTTACAGAATGAGTGCTGTAAATCCTGAGAATTTAGAAAACGGTTTTCCGTTTGATGGTTCATCAATCGAAGCTTGGCAGCCGATCAATAAATCAGATATGCTTTTAAAGCCTGATGTAGGAACTGCTTTCTTAGATCCTTTTACAGCTGATCAAACTATTATCGTATTTTGTGATGTTTATGATATCTACAAAGGTCAAGCTTATGAGAAATGTCCACGTTCAATCGCTAAAAAAGCACTTAAACATGCTGATGAATTAGGTATTGCTGATGCAGCTTACTTCGGACCTGAGAATGAATTTTTCATTTTTGATGATGTAAAATTTGTAGACAATATCAATGAAGCTGGTTATAAAGTAGATTCATCTGAAGGTGACTGGAAT
It encodes the following:
- a CDS encoding P-II family nitrogen regulator, which translates into the protein MKRVEAVVKPFKLEDVKDALAEIGITGITVSDVKGYGRQKGHSELYRGAEYVVDFLPKNKIEVIVDDKDVDQVTSTIVEAARTGKIGDGKIFVSDIDKIIRIRTGETGSEAI